The following proteins come from a genomic window of Verrucomicrobiales bacterium:
- a CDS encoding cation-translocating P-type ATPase, translating into MSRFRVTGMTCGNCARHVREAALSVAGVSIAEALPEKDSLTVWWKDAVPMPDTAVAAAVSAAGYPAKVLSESTVAEPSPRFSWKGWGFNTVLGAICTLPLMIGEWIFSAHGSPTFHTLGFVLATIAWLGCGSRFARGAWQQLKVGAFGMDLLVTLGASAAYLFSAVSWILHRPGHLYFMETAAILTFISLGHWIETRVSRQAEGALRALLHLAPSTARRRMPNGEEREVPIAELMPDQEVVLRPGDRIPTDGLVAEGESAVDESMLTGESIPVAKKLGTRLYAGTTNLDGRLVFRVTALGEATALAQIIAAVRRAQSSRASIQRLADRVTQVFVPVVVFVALATFLFWGFWPEAAAGLSRALSSWLWVVPVSAEPWANAVIHATAVLIIACPCAMGLATPAALMAASNAAARRGILLRDAIALEKAGRITTVLFDKTGTLTSGRPTVMETRSASLSESEAETATWLAVASSLAAPSSHPLSQAIAGLSAERMKLDGWKEYRGSGSGALLSAGGGSWKAATEVRLGSLAWTHGSASLAPEVRSAVEMWLSSGATVLCLWVGDRAVLYFALRDQPKEEAKAVVQELRDRGLAVRMVSGDSVAAARGIGLAVGLAEAEVFAEVKPESKADLLKQLQAQGHRVAFVGDGINDAPALAQADLGIAVTRASDIARESADLVLLRADLHAVPESLSLAGATLRIIRQNLFWAFVYNALAVPLAALGFMNPMLCALSMGLSDVLVIGNSLRLLRVKK; encoded by the coding sequence ATGAGCCGGTTTCGAGTGACGGGGATGACCTGCGGCAACTGCGCGCGCCACGTGCGCGAAGCCGCTCTGAGTGTGGCAGGGGTCTCGATCGCGGAGGCACTTCCTGAGAAGGATAGCCTGACTGTGTGGTGGAAAGACGCGGTGCCGATGCCCGATACGGCGGTCGCGGCTGCGGTGTCGGCGGCGGGCTATCCCGCGAAAGTGCTTTCGGAATCGACCGTAGCGGAACCGTCCCCCCGATTTTCCTGGAAAGGATGGGGTTTTAACACGGTTCTGGGGGCGATCTGCACACTGCCGCTGATGATCGGCGAATGGATTTTCTCCGCACACGGAAGCCCCACGTTTCATACGCTTGGCTTCGTGCTGGCCACCATCGCCTGGCTGGGTTGCGGATCCCGCTTTGCGCGCGGTGCCTGGCAACAGTTGAAGGTGGGTGCGTTCGGAATGGATTTGCTCGTGACCCTCGGAGCCTCCGCGGCCTATCTGTTCAGCGCGGTGTCCTGGATTCTGCATCGTCCCGGCCATTTGTATTTCATGGAGACGGCGGCGATTCTCACGTTCATCAGCCTCGGACACTGGATCGAAACCCGCGTGAGCCGTCAGGCGGAGGGTGCGCTGCGAGCGCTGTTGCACCTGGCTCCTTCCACAGCGCGGAGGCGGATGCCGAACGGGGAGGAACGAGAGGTTCCCATTGCCGAGTTGATGCCCGACCAAGAAGTGGTGCTGCGTCCTGGGGATCGCATCCCGACCGATGGTTTGGTGGCAGAAGGTGAGTCGGCGGTCGACGAGTCGATGTTGACTGGGGAATCCATCCCGGTGGCGAAGAAGCTGGGCACCCGGCTGTACGCAGGAACCACGAATCTGGATGGACGACTCGTGTTTCGAGTGACCGCGTTGGGGGAGGCCACGGCACTGGCTCAGATCATTGCCGCGGTCCGCCGGGCGCAGTCGAGTCGGGCGAGCATTCAGCGGTTGGCGGATCGCGTGACTCAGGTGTTTGTGCCGGTGGTGGTGTTCGTCGCGCTGGCGACCTTTTTGTTCTGGGGATTTTGGCCGGAGGCGGCGGCAGGGCTGTCGCGCGCGCTGTCGTCGTGGCTTTGGGTGGTGCCGGTCTCGGCTGAGCCCTGGGCCAACGCGGTGATTCATGCCACGGCGGTGTTGATCATCGCTTGTCCCTGTGCGATGGGACTTGCGACGCCCGCGGCCTTGATGGCGGCGTCGAACGCGGCCGCTCGACGGGGGATTTTGTTGCGCGACGCCATCGCCCTCGAGAAGGCGGGACGGATCACGACTGTGCTCTTCGATAAGACCGGCACGCTGACGAGTGGGCGTCCGACGGTCATGGAGACGCGTTCTGCTTCGCTCTCTGAGTCGGAGGCTGAAACCGCTACCTGGTTGGCGGTCGCTTCGAGTCTCGCGGCACCCTCCAGCCATCCGCTGAGCCAAGCGATTGCCGGCTTGTCTGCGGAACGGATGAAGCTCGACGGGTGGAAGGAATATCGAGGTTCAGGTTCAGGGGCTCTCCTATCCGCGGGGGGTGGATCTTGGAAGGCAGCGACTGAAGTTCGGCTTGGATCGCTCGCGTGGACTCACGGGTCGGCTAGCCTCGCTCCTGAGGTTCGATCGGCCGTGGAGATGTGGCTGAGTTCCGGGGCCACCGTGCTGTGCCTGTGGGTCGGAGATCGTGCGGTTCTCTATTTCGCCCTGCGTGATCAACCCAAGGAGGAAGCGAAGGCGGTGGTCCAAGAACTTCGCGATCGGGGCTTAGCGGTGCGCATGGTGTCCGGGGATAGCGTGGCCGCTGCGCGCGGGATCGGACTGGCTGTGGGTTTGGCTGAGGCCGAAGTGTTCGCGGAGGTGAAGCCGGAGAGTAAGGCCGACTTGCTGAAGCAGCTGCAGGCGCAGGGACATCGGGTGGCGTTTGTGGGCGATGGGATTAACGACGCGCCGGCGTTGGCTCAGGCGGACCTCGGCATCGCGGTCACCCGGGCGAGTGATATTGCGCGCGAGTCAGCGGATCTGGTGTTGTTGCGGGCTGATTTGCACGCGGTGCCTGAAAGCCTTTCCCTGGCTGGAGCAACGCTGCGCATCATCCGGCAGAACCTATTCTGGGCTTTTGTTTACAACGCCCTGGCGGTGCCGCTGGCCGCGTTGGGGTTCATGAACCCGATGCTGTGTGCCCTCTCGATGGGGCTATCGGATGTGCTCGTGATCGGTAATTCGCTCCGGCTGTTGCGAGTGAAGAAGTGA